Proteins found in one Seonamhaeicola sp. S2-3 genomic segment:
- a CDS encoding 6-bladed beta-propeller produces the protein MNKIYFTLNIILLLLFNACSKSEKLENSTTIQVNVEDNYGEGSFEEYFSSSSIVPLETNEVSILSGIDRISMQDDKIFILDRKLRGVFIFDNTGKFLNKIQKIGKGPGEYSFLQDFTIDYEKKQLILYSKAPNKLTTFNFEGQFIEEEKMTDYYFNIGYHDNKLLFLYKNLEKNKLFQEYDLTTLKTKNEINMDKYDHFFYSLGWRTPNITKSKNINLSLGYSKIIYEYHNNIFSPKYIVDFGEHNTPKNIINQIDDDFKGLYQYTTKNKLGFGISNFRENDNYITFNFWGNMIVIYSKISKKAKTFDLFRGPKDKLPFQNYFAHDGDNNKILSIYEAEYFKKQLNIYKEEIKPWEKLPKYIKDIDKKVSSNDNPLLIIYSFKK, from the coding sequence ATGAATAAAATATATTTTACTTTAAACATAATACTACTATTACTTTTTAATGCTTGTAGTAAAAGTGAGAAGTTAGAAAATTCTACAACAATACAGGTAAATGTTGAAGATAATTATGGTGAAGGCAGTTTTGAAGAATATTTTTCTTCATCTTCTATTGTTCCCTTAGAAACAAATGAGGTTTCTATTTTAAGTGGCATTGACAGAATAAGTATGCAAGATGATAAAATTTTTATTTTAGACAGAAAGCTAAGAGGTGTTTTTATTTTTGATAACACTGGTAAGTTTTTAAATAAGATACAGAAAATTGGAAAAGGGCCAGGTGAATATAGTTTCCTACAAGATTTTACGATTGATTATGAAAAAAAACAACTTATTTTATATTCTAAGGCTCCTAACAAGTTGACAACGTTTAATTTCGAAGGTCAATTTATAGAAGAAGAAAAAATGACGGATTACTATTTTAATATCGGATATCATGATAATAAACTCTTGTTTCTGTACAAAAACCTTGAAAAAAATAAATTGTTTCAGGAATATGATTTAACAACACTCAAGACAAAAAATGAAATTAACATGGATAAGTATGATCATTTTTTTTACTCACTTGGGTGGCGTACTCCCAATATTACAAAAAGTAAAAATATTAATTTAAGTTTAGGATATTCTAAAATTATATATGAATACCATAACAATATTTTTTCACCAAAATATATTGTAGATTTTGGAGAGCATAACACACCAAAAAATATCATCAATCAAATAGATGATGACTTCAAAGGACTTTATCAATACACTACAAAGAATAAATTAGGTTTTGGAATCTCAAATTTTAGAGAAAATGACAACTATATTACTTTTAATTTTTGGGGTAACATGATAGTTATTTACTCTAAAATTTCGAAAAAAGCGAAAACCTTCGACTTATTCCGAGGGCCAAAAGATAAACTTCCATTTCAAAATTATTTCGCCCATGATGGTGACAATAATAAAATATTATCAATATATGAAGCTGAATATTTCAAAAAACAATTAAATATCTATAAAGAGGAGATAAAGCCTTGGGAAAAATTACCTAAATATATTAAGGATATAGATAAAAAAGTATCAAGTAACGATAACCCATTGTTAATTATTTATTCATTTAAAAAATAA
- a CDS encoding efflux RND transporter permease subunit, with protein sequence MVKFLIHKPIAVLMTALGILILGVYAFGFIPVSLMPDIDVPEITVQVQADNMSARQLEDAIVKPLRYRLMQVSHLKDIKSETSKASGVIRLSFTHGTNIDYAFIEVNEKIDRIMGGLPKTVKRPKVIKASATDIPVFYLSMSINEAKGNIKNGKNETSSLYPVSQKFVDFNRFTNQVIRKRIEQVNEVAMVDISGLVSSEIIIIPNQNKLDALGISLENLESSIKKNDLDIGSLLIKDNQYQYDVRLGTSLNTIKDIESVYINHQNRVFQLKELAEVIEHPQKRTGLVLSQGDEALTMAIIKQSDAKMNDLKASLNKLIKALKKDYPHINFSITRDQTKLLDYAINNLFQSLLWGMLLAFIVMFFFLKNITSPLLIGITIPTSIIICLLFFHLLNISINIISLSGLVLGIGLMIDNSIIVIDNITQYRERGYNLSKACVTGTTEVIKPLLSSALTTCAVFIPLVFLSGVSGALFYDQAMAISIGLFISFFVSITLLPVLYRLFHLRKTKTSHKINRFLTEINTVNYADVYEKGFRWVMRKQQISWGISLLLLVAAMALFTVLPKSQMPQFSSSETILKIDWNAPINVDENKRRVLELLKPVTKDLINQTALVGTQQFLLDKNADAKTSETTIYIKTKSQTALFKIIDTLSDALKLAYPNANYNFQDVDNIFSLIFSNKDAPLVARLRHVENLGSQQNEQLKTLWYQIQSHLNDITLKPIAWEDHITLIADQEKLITYNVASSTLFNTLKSAFNEREILSITDNQNFVPVILGNQTKHLNAILNETTVKAKDSAVFQIKNFIKTVKAKDLKTITGGTEGEYFPVQFNVNDNQVESTINKVKEVVSHNSWFDVSFSGSFFSNKELMGELKIVLLISLVLLYFILASQFESFVLPLIILLEVPIDLAGAFLFLKLFGMSINLMSMIGLVVMAGIIINDSILKIDTIIQLQHQGFSLVKALFVAGQRRLKPILMTSLTTILALVPLLFSSGLGAELQAPLAVALIGGMLLGTLVSLYFIPLCYYHFTKKI encoded by the coding sequence ATGGTAAAATTTTTAATACATAAACCCATCGCTGTTTTAATGACGGCTTTAGGTATTCTTATTTTAGGCGTATATGCTTTTGGGTTTATCCCTGTTTCCTTAATGCCTGATATAGATGTGCCAGAGATTACTGTTCAGGTACAAGCAGATAACATGTCGGCAAGACAATTAGAAGATGCTATTGTAAAACCTTTACGATACCGTTTAATGCAAGTGAGTCATTTAAAGGATATAAAAAGTGAAACGAGTAAAGCATCTGGAGTTATACGATTAAGTTTTACGCACGGCACCAATATAGACTACGCGTTTATAGAAGTCAATGAAAAGATAGACCGTATTATGGGTGGGTTGCCAAAAACTGTAAAACGACCTAAAGTTATAAAGGCTAGTGCTACAGATATTCCTGTTTTTTATTTAAGCATGTCAATTAATGAGGCTAAGGGTAATATTAAAAATGGGAAAAATGAAACGAGCAGTTTATACCCTGTATCTCAGAAATTTGTAGATTTTAATCGTTTTACCAATCAAGTTATTCGAAAGCGCATAGAGCAGGTTAACGAGGTTGCTATGGTAGATATTAGTGGATTGGTGTCTTCTGAAATTATTATTATACCAAATCAAAATAAATTAGATGCTCTGGGGATTAGCTTAGAAAATTTAGAATCTAGTATAAAGAAAAATGACTTAGATATAGGGAGTTTATTAATAAAAGACAATCAGTACCAATACGATGTGCGCTTAGGCACTTCATTAAATACCATAAAAGATATTGAGTCCGTTTATATCAATCACCAAAATCGCGTATTTCAGTTAAAAGAACTAGCCGAAGTTATTGAACATCCGCAAAAGAGGACAGGATTGGTTTTGTCTCAGGGTGATGAAGCCTTAACCATGGCTATTATAAAACAAAGTGATGCTAAAATGAACGATTTAAAAGCATCACTAAATAAACTAATAAAAGCGTTAAAAAAGGACTATCCGCATATTAATTTTTCAATAACTAGAGATCAAACTAAACTATTAGATTATGCTATAAACAATTTATTTCAAAGTTTATTATGGGGTATGTTATTGGCTTTTATAGTCATGTTTTTTTTCTTAAAAAATATAACATCTCCTTTATTAATAGGGATTACTATACCAACCTCTATTATTATTTGTTTATTGTTTTTTCATTTGTTAAATATTTCAATAAATATTATATCGCTTTCTGGTTTGGTGTTGGGTATTGGGCTTATGATAGATAATTCTATTATTGTTATAGATAATATAACCCAATATAGAGAGCGTGGTTATAATTTATCTAAGGCTTGTGTTACGGGAACTACAGAGGTTATAAAACCTTTGTTAAGTTCAGCCTTAACCACCTGTGCGGTGTTTATTCCTTTAGTGTTTTTAAGTGGTGTTAGTGGGGCTTTGTTTTACGATCAAGCCATGGCTATAAGCATAGGTTTATTTATTTCCTTTTTTGTTTCTATTACATTATTACCTGTATTGTACCGTTTGTTTCATTTAAGAAAAACGAAAACATCACATAAAATAAATCGTTTTCTAACTGAAATAAACACAGTAAACTACGCTGATGTTTATGAAAAAGGATTCCGTTGGGTAATGCGAAAACAGCAAATATCTTGGGGTATAAGTCTTTTGCTTTTGGTTGCCGCAATGGCATTATTTACTGTATTACCAAAATCTCAAATGCCTCAATTTTCTAGCTCAGAAACCATACTGAAAATAGATTGGAACGCGCCTATTAATGTTGACGAAAACAAACGCAGAGTTCTAGAGTTATTAAAACCTGTAACCAAAGATTTAATTAATCAAACGGCACTCGTAGGTACGCAACAATTTCTATTAGATAAAAATGCGGACGCTAAAACTTCTGAAACTACTATTTACATTAAAACCAAATCGCAAACAGCATTATTTAAAATAATTGATACTTTGAGCGATGCTCTTAAGTTAGCTTACCCTAATGCGAATTATAATTTTCAAGATGTAGATAATATTTTTAGTTTAATATTTTCTAATAAAGACGCGCCTTTAGTTGCTCGTTTAAGGCATGTAGAAAATTTAGGAAGTCAACAAAACGAACAGTTAAAAACTCTTTGGTATCAAATACAAAGCCACCTAAATGATATCACATTAAAACCTATAGCATGGGAAGATCATATTACACTTATAGCCGACCAAGAAAAGTTAATAACCTATAATGTGGCTTCTAGCACATTATTTAACACCTTAAAAAGCGCTTTTAACGAACGTGAAATTTTGTCTATAACTGATAATCAAAATTTTGTTCCTGTTATACTAGGAAATCAAACTAAGCATCTTAACGCTATTTTAAATGAAACTACGGTAAAGGCGAAAGATAGTGCTGTTTTTCAAATAAAAAACTTTATAAAAACAGTAAAGGCTAAAGATTTAAAAACCATAACAGGAGGTACAGAGGGAGAATATTTTCCTGTTCAATTTAATGTTAATGATAATCAGGTTGAATCTACTATAAATAAGGTAAAGGAGGTAGTAAGTCATAATTCGTGGTTTGATGTTAGTTTTTCAGGGAGCTTTTTTTCAAACAAAGAACTCATGGGAGAGCTTAAAATTGTTTTATTAATTTCTTTAGTACTGCTTTACTTTATTCTAGCCTCGCAATTTGAGTCTTTTGTTTTGCCGCTCATCATATTACTAGAAGTGCCTATAGATTTAGCAGGCGCATTTTTGTTCTTAAAATTGTTTGGCATGAGTATTAACCTTATGTCTATGATAGGCCTCGTGGTTATGGCCGGTATTATTATAAACGATTCTATTTTAAAAATAGATACTATAATTCAATTACAACACCAAGGCTTTTCCTTGGTCAAAGCCTTGTTCGTAGCAGGACAAAGACGTTTAAAACCAATATTAATGACAAGTTTAACAACCATTCTAGCCCTAGTGCCTTTATTGTTTTCTAGTGGATTAGGCGCAGAGTTACAAGCGCCTTTAGCGGTGGCTTTAATTGGTGGGATGCTACTTGGGACTTTAGTAAGTCTGTACTTTATTCCACTTTGTTATTATCATTTTACTAAGAAAATATGA
- a CDS encoding TolC family protein — MKVNKHILQIGLGISIFLNCASIIAQQQGVLKDYQKGVTLNDILKLASKNSLDVFKAKRKYGVNYWQFRSFKSSLLPKIDFETRPFTFNRALIERYDSEQNIDVFRQQQTINSFANLSLSQNIAATGTRLFINSSFNRLENFGDLQTESYNATPVRIGLSQPIMAFNPFKWQQKTAPLEFQKAKQDFLYELQTINLKSVDLFFKWALASKKVEMAKENKTTAEKLFKIGKQRYDLIAIERDELLKLELDVYNANTNLTENLQNLQKTEAELQLFLRDQLPQDALPELPELITDLSIDLNKAIDLAYQNNPDILDLKLRKIEALRDLDKAIKDNRFDLSLNASYGLNQQANTFVDAYGRFLDQQMVSVQLTVPILDWGERKGKIKTAKMNKDVVDIELQQNEENYKQDVTLNVLDFNLQKELVDGALRTRDIAKESYNLTEKRFLSGSVDFLNLTASRKAWQQANENYIRTLQNYWAIYYKVQQLTLYNFIDDKPLIQDFENILEN; from the coding sequence ATGAAGGTAAATAAGCATATATTACAAATAGGACTAGGAATAAGCATCTTTTTAAATTGTGCTTCTATCATAGCACAACAGCAAGGAGTGCTAAAGGATTATCAAAAAGGTGTAACGCTTAATGATATTTTAAAACTGGCCAGTAAAAACTCCTTAGATGTATTTAAGGCGAAACGAAAATATGGCGTTAATTATTGGCAGTTTCGATCTTTTAAATCGAGTTTACTCCCTAAAATTGATTTTGAAACGAGACCCTTTACATTTAATAGGGCGTTGATTGAACGTTATGATTCCGAACAAAATATAGATGTATTTAGGCAGCAACAAACTATAAATAGTTTCGCTAATTTGTCGCTGAGTCAAAACATAGCAGCAACAGGTACACGTTTATTTATAAATTCTAGTTTTAATAGGCTTGAGAATTTTGGCGATTTACAAACCGAAAGTTATAATGCAACCCCTGTACGAATTGGTTTGTCGCAACCCATAATGGCTTTTAACCCCTTTAAATGGCAACAAAAAACAGCGCCTTTAGAATTTCAAAAAGCGAAACAAGATTTTTTATACGAGTTACAAACCATTAATTTAAAATCGGTTGACTTATTTTTTAAATGGGCATTAGCCAGTAAAAAAGTTGAAATGGCCAAAGAGAATAAAACGACAGCAGAAAAACTTTTTAAAATTGGCAAACAACGCTACGATTTAATAGCAATAGAACGCGATGAACTTTTAAAGTTAGAATTAGATGTTTATAACGCTAATACTAATTTAACCGAAAACTTGCAAAACTTACAAAAGACAGAAGCAGAATTACAACTGTTTTTAAGAGACCAGTTACCCCAAGATGCCCTTCCAGAGCTCCCTGAATTAATAACAGATTTAAGTATAGACTTAAATAAGGCTATTGATTTGGCTTATCAAAACAACCCAGACATACTCGACTTAAAACTTAGAAAAATTGAGGCCTTAAGGGATTTAGATAAAGCCATAAAAGATAATCGTTTTGATTTATCATTAAACGCTAGCTATGGTTTAAACCAACAAGCTAACACGTTTGTAGATGCTTATGGCAGATTTTTAGACCAGCAAATGGTTTCTGTACAATTAACTGTACCTATATTAGATTGGGGAGAACGTAAAGGGAAAATAAAAACAGCAAAAATGAATAAAGATGTTGTGGATATTGAACTACAACAAAACGAGGAAAACTACAAGCAAGATGTTACCCTAAATGTATTAGATTTTAATCTGCAAAAAGAATTGGTAGATGGTGCATTAAGAACTAGAGATATAGCCAAGGAATCTTATAACCTAACAGAAAAACGGTTTTTATCTGGAAGTGTCGATTTTTTAAACTTAACGGCATCGCGAAAAGCATGGCAACAAGCTAACGAGAATTACATTAGAACTTTACAAAACTATTGGGCTATTTACTATAAAGTACAACAGCTAACACTATATAACTTTATTGATGATAAACCATTGATACAAGATTTTGAAAACATACTGGAAAATTAA